The stretch of DNA TCGACATATTGTGGTCATCTGCTGGCGATGGTTAAGTGTGCCGCATCACACCGCAACGACACCCTGAATCGCCACCCAGAAGGGTCCTCACAATGACCAGTGAGCGACTGACCAGTCCTCGCACCCGTAGAACGGCCGCCCTGCTCCTCGCGGCAACTGTCGGCCTCACCGCGGCCGCGTGTGGCAGCAGCACCAAGACTGCTTCCAACGGCGGTAGCGCCAGCGCGGGTTCGGGCGGCGGCAAGGTGACCATCAGCATCGACTGCGAACCGCCGACCAGCCAGCCGGTTCCCCGTCAGCAGTGGGTCGACGACATCGCCGCGTTCGAGAAGCAGAACCCCAACGTCACGGTGAAGAGCATCGACACCTTCCCGTGCGAGACCCCGGCGCTGTTCACCGCGGCCCTCGCCGGCCACACCGAGCCGAACGTCTTCTACACGTACTTCACCGACAAGCAGCAGGTGCTGGACTCCGGGCAGGCCGCGGACATCACCCAGTACGTCAACGCCACCACCGTCCCCACCCTGAACGACATCCTCCCGGGCGTGCTGGACGGCCAGAAGTCGGGCGGCAAGCTGTACGGCATCCCGCGGAGCAACTACTCCATGGGCATGATCATCAACCGCAACCTGTTCAAGCAGGCCAACCTCAACCCCGACAAGCCGCCGACCACCTGGGCCGAGGTCGCCACCGACGCCGCCGCGATCCAGAAGCTGGGCGGCGGCATCAGCGGCTACGGCGACTACAGCGCGGGCAACAACGGCGGCTGGCACTTCGTCGCCGAGATGGACGCCCTCGGCGCCCCGGTCGTCAGCAGCGACGGCAAGACCGCCGCCTTCAACGACGCCCAGGGCCTCTCCGTCCTGCAGAACCTGCACGACCTGCGGTTCAAGGACAACGCCATGGGCGCCACCCAGCTCTACAAGTGGGGCGACCTGCAGAAGCAGATGGCCTCCGGCAAGCTCGGCATGTACGTCGCGGCGCCGGACGACATCACCTACATGGTGCAGCAGCTCAACGCCAAGTACTCCGACTACGGCATGGGCCCGATCCCCGGCACCGACGGTCCCGCCAAGGGCACCCTGGCCGGCGGCGACGACTACATGTTCAACGTCAAGGACACCCCGGATCAGATCAAGGCCGGCGTCGCCCTGGTCAACTTCCTCAAGCTGACCATGGGTCAGGGCCAGTTCAACTACGCCCGCGCCAAGAGCACCAACCAGGCCGTCGGCCTGCCCGAGCCCGAGTTCTACCAGGGCGCCTCGCTGCAGGCCGACAACACGCTCAAGGCCGCCAACGCGACCATGCCGGTGGCCAACTACGCGCCGTTCATCCAGGCCGCGGTCCCCGGCGACCTGGAGCCCGGCAACGCCCAGGACATCTACAAGGTGCTGGACACCGCCATGGCGTCCACGCTGACCAACCCCAACGCCAACCTCCAGCAGCTGCTCAAGACCGCGGAGACCCAGGTCAACCAGGTCCTCGCCAACAAGTAGCAGCGGCAACCGATCCGAACGCCGGAGTGGGGCGGCCGCTGTCCGGGCCGCCCCGCCACCGTCGTCCCCGTCCAGGCATTGTCAGGAGCCCCGATGGCGGCAATCGAGGTACTGGTGAGCACCACCGAACCGGGTCCCGATCCCCGGCGGACACCGCGCAGGCAGGGCGACTTCGTCCGGGAGCTGCGGCGCAACATCAGCGCCTACGGCTTCCTGATCGGAGCGCTGCTCTGCTTCGGCCTCTTCTCCTGGTACCCCATGGTCCGGGAGTTCATCATGAGCTTCCAGAAGCAGAAGCTCGGCCGCACCCGGTGGGTCGGCATGCACAACTTCAACCAGGTCTGGAACGACCCCAGCTTCGGCCAGGCCTGGAGGAACACCCTCTACTTCACCCTGCTCGCGCTGCTGCTCGGCTATGCGGTGCCGTTCTTCGTCGCCGTCGTGCTCAACGAGTTCCGGCACGCCCGCGCCTACCTGCGGGTCGTGGTCTACCTGCCGGTGATGCTGCCGCCGGTCGCCTCGCTGGTGCTGTTCCAGTACTTCTACAACCCCGAGTACGGCCTGTTCGACCACATCCTGCACGCGGTCGGTCTGCCCACGCTGCAGTGGCTGCAGTCGGCGAACACCTCGATGATCGCCGTGGTGATCGCCTCCACCTGGATGAACATGGGCGGCGCCACCCTGATCTACCTGGCCGCACTACAGGGCATCCCCGGCGAGCTCTACGAGGCCGCGGAGATCGACGGGGCCGGCATCCTGCGCCGCGTATGGCATGTGACGATCCCTCAGACCCGGCTGATCCTCAGCATGCTGCTGATGCTGCAGATCGTGGCGACCATGCAGGTCTTCGTCGAGCCCTTCGTGCTCACCAACGGCGGGCAGGGGGTCGACAACTCCACCACCACCATCGTCTATCTCGTCTACCAGTACGCCTTCAACTTCAGCAACTACGGGGCCGCTTCGGCCCTGGGTTTGCTGCTGCTCCTGGTGCTGGTCGCGTTCGCCCTCGTCTACCGGTGGATCAGCCGCCGAGCGGAACAGTGAGGTCAGCCATGGCTGTCGCAGCCGAGACGTCCACCCGGACCCTGGTCTCCCGGGTCCAGCTGAACCGCCCGCGCGGACGGGTCGTCTACTGGACCGTGCTGGTGCTGACCCTGCTGGTGTTCAGCCTGGTCTTCCTCGGACCGCTCTACATGATGGTCACCGGCGGCCTCAAGACCACCGCCGAGGCGATCCAGAGCCCGCCCACGCTGTTCCCCAAGAAGATCACCCCCAGCACCTACGGCACCGCCTGGACCCAGCTCAACCTGGCCCAGCTGCTGACGAACACGCTGATCTACGCCTTCGGGGCGCTGTTCTTCCAGCTGGTCTTCGACATCGGCGCGGCCTACGCCTTCTCCAAGCTGCGCCCGGTCCTCGGCAACGCCGTGCTCGGGGCGATGCTCGCTACCCTGATGATCCCGGCCATGGTGCTGATCGTGCCGCAGTACCTCACCGTCATCGACCTGCCGGTGCTGCACGTCAACCTGCTGAACACGCCCTGGGCGATCTGGCTGCCGTCGGTCGCCAACGCCTTCAACATCTTCCTACTGAAACGATTCTTCGACTCGATCCCCCAGGAACTGCTGGACGCGGCCTCGATCGACGGAGCCGGATCGATCCGGATCCTCTGGTCGCTGGTGCTCCCGATGTCCCGGCCCATCATCTCGGTGGTGTCCATCTTCGCCCTGGTCGCGGTCTGGAAGGACTTCCTCTGGCCGCTGCTGGCCGAGCCCTCCCCAACCAAGCAGACTCTGAACGCCGGCATCTACTCGCTCTCCCAGGGCGTGCCCGAGAACGTGCTCATCGCGGCATCGGCCATCTCGGCGGTGCCGACGATCCTGTTCTTCCTCTTCTTCCAGCGCAACATCATGGCCGGCCTGACCGCGGGCAGCCTCAAGGGCTGACTTCCCGACAGACTGCCGCGGACACCCTCCCGCAGTGCCGCGCCCGCCCCGTGATTGGTCCTGCCCCGGACCAGCCCCGTCCCCGACAGATGGAGACCCCTACCGTGCACGAGCCCCAGTGGTGGCGCGACGCCGCGATCTACCAGGTGTACGTACGCAGTTTCGCCGACGCGGGCGGCGACGGAGTCGGCGACCTCGCCGGCGTACGCTCCCGGCTTCCCTACCTCTCCGAACTCGGTGTCGACGCACTCTGGTTCACCCCCTGGTACAACTCGCCGTTCGCCGACGGCGGCTACGACGTCGCCGACTACCGTGACATCGACCCGGCCTTCGGCACCCTGGCCGAGGCCGAGAAGCTCATCGCGGAGGCGCTCGACCTGGGCATCCGTACCATCGTCGACATCGTCCCCAACCATGTCTCGGACCAGCACACCTGGTTCCAGCAGGCGCTGGCCGCGCCGCCGGGGTCGCCCGAACGGGCCCGCTTCTGGTTCCGGCCCGGCCGCGGCGAGCACGGCGAACTGGCGCCCAACAACTGGCGCTCCCAGTTCGGCGGCTCCGCCTGGACCAGGGTCACCGAGCCGGACGGGACGCCGGGGGAGTGGTACCTGCACCGCTTCGCCCCCGAGCAGCCCGACCTCAACTGGGACCACCCGGAGATCCGTCGCGAACACGAGGACGTGCTGCGGTTCTGGTTCGACCGCGGCGCGGCCGGCGTCCGCATCGACTCGGCCGCCGAACTGGTCAAGGACCCGGCCCTGCCGGACTACGACTACGACGCCCCGCACCCCCCGGACGAGCCGCACCCCTACATCGACCGGGAGGAACTGCACGACATCTACCGCTCCTGGCGGGCCATCGCCGACTCCTACCCGCAGCCGCGCGCCCTGATCGGCGAGGTCTGGCTGCCGGACCCGGAGCGCTTCGCCCGCTACCTGCGGCCCGACGAACTGCACACCGCCTTCAACTTCGGCTTCCTGGCCTGCCCCTGGG from Streptomyces sp. 846.5 encodes:
- a CDS encoding extracellular solute-binding protein translates to MTSERLTSPRTRRTAALLLAATVGLTAAACGSSTKTASNGGSASAGSGGGKVTISIDCEPPTSQPVPRQQWVDDIAAFEKQNPNVTVKSIDTFPCETPALFTAALAGHTEPNVFYTYFTDKQQVLDSGQAADITQYVNATTVPTLNDILPGVLDGQKSGGKLYGIPRSNYSMGMIINRNLFKQANLNPDKPPTTWAEVATDAAAIQKLGGGISGYGDYSAGNNGGWHFVAEMDALGAPVVSSDGKTAAFNDAQGLSVLQNLHDLRFKDNAMGATQLYKWGDLQKQMASGKLGMYVAAPDDITYMVQQLNAKYSDYGMGPIPGTDGPAKGTLAGGDDYMFNVKDTPDQIKAGVALVNFLKLTMGQGQFNYARAKSTNQAVGLPEPEFYQGASLQADNTLKAANATMPVANYAPFIQAAVPGDLEPGNAQDIYKVLDTAMASTLTNPNANLQQLLKTAETQVNQVLANK
- a CDS encoding glycoside hydrolase family 13 protein, yielding MHEPQWWRDAAIYQVYVRSFADAGGDGVGDLAGVRSRLPYLSELGVDALWFTPWYNSPFADGGYDVADYRDIDPAFGTLAEAEKLIAEALDLGIRTIVDIVPNHVSDQHTWFQQALAAPPGSPERARFWFRPGRGEHGELAPNNWRSQFGGSAWTRVTEPDGTPGEWYLHRFAPEQPDLNWDHPEIRREHEDVLRFWFDRGAAGVRIDSAAELVKDPALPDYDYDAPHPPDEPHPYIDREELHDIYRSWRAIADSYPQPRALIGEVWLPDPERFARYLRPDELHTAFNFGFLACPWDAVELRDTITTTLAVHAPVGAPATWVLANHDITRTATRYGREHTGFDFADKAHGIPTDLELGTRRARAAALLSLALPGSVYLYQGEELALPEVEDIPADRIEDPMYHRTGGVDPGRDGCRVPIPWSGAAPPYGFSPPTAGAEPWLPQPAAWAELSAEAQAGDPASMLTLYREALRIRREDAALGDGPMEWLTQGPDGAALGPRVLAFRRGAGFACLVNLSDATVPLPGSASAALLLASGPTPGGQLPPDTAVWLRTT
- a CDS encoding carbohydrate ABC transporter permease; the encoded protein is MAVAAETSTRTLVSRVQLNRPRGRVVYWTVLVLTLLVFSLVFLGPLYMMVTGGLKTTAEAIQSPPTLFPKKITPSTYGTAWTQLNLAQLLTNTLIYAFGALFFQLVFDIGAAYAFSKLRPVLGNAVLGAMLATLMIPAMVLIVPQYLTVIDLPVLHVNLLNTPWAIWLPSVANAFNIFLLKRFFDSIPQELLDAASIDGAGSIRILWSLVLPMSRPIISVVSIFALVAVWKDFLWPLLAEPSPTKQTLNAGIYSLSQGVPENVLIAASAISAVPTILFFLFFQRNIMAGLTAGSLKG
- a CDS encoding sugar ABC transporter permease — its product is MAAIEVLVSTTEPGPDPRRTPRRQGDFVRELRRNISAYGFLIGALLCFGLFSWYPMVREFIMSFQKQKLGRTRWVGMHNFNQVWNDPSFGQAWRNTLYFTLLALLLGYAVPFFVAVVLNEFRHARAYLRVVVYLPVMLPPVASLVLFQYFYNPEYGLFDHILHAVGLPTLQWLQSANTSMIAVVIASTWMNMGGATLIYLAALQGIPGELYEAAEIDGAGILRRVWHVTIPQTRLILSMLLMLQIVATMQVFVEPFVLTNGGQGVDNSTTTIVYLVYQYAFNFSNYGAASALGLLLLLVLVAFALVYRWISRRAEQ